One window of the Salvia splendens isolate huo1 chromosome 1, SspV2, whole genome shotgun sequence genome contains the following:
- the LOC121750400 gene encoding rop guanine nucleotide exchange factor 7-like produces the protein MSALLIQDEIFKGGKEGLCENECTFRENMDSNCESSISSSDFLVLGLSGSSSSSFQDSSSQPSTSEASEESHEIHVEEMKFEKKRSSLSEFEMMRERFSKLLLGEDMSGRGNGASTASAISNAITNLCATLFGQVWRLEPLQLDKKLMWRREMEWILSVSDHIVEFIPSWQTFPNGSKLEVMTTRLRSDLSINLPALRKLDNMLLEILETFEDSEFWYVDQGVVSPTVKGSPCSIRETLPHQQDKWWLPVPRVPPGGISEDGKKLLQHRRDCTNQILKAAMAINSATIAEMDIPDSYLESLPKNGKVSLGARIHRYINSDQFMPECLLDCLHLSTDHHALEIANRVEATMLVWRRRNTSKNSSHGSTNKSHWEMVKDFVGDGDKWEVLANRAERLLICLRQRFPGLPQTTLDMSKIQYNKDVGKSILESYSRVLESLAFNIVARIDDLLLVDELSKQSDQLVAFPKIGTISSPYRTALSTPSFSPLRRSPYIESSKHHLHGFGLNRIQRTDCASVDGKGKILGRNMLTSVAMDMLEYESLET, from the exons ATGTCTGCTTTGTTGATTCAAGACGAAATTTTTAAAGGGGGGAAAGAAGGGTTATGTGAGAATGAGTGCACATTTAGAGAAAACATGGATTCGAACTGTGAAAGCAGCATTTCAAGCTCTGATTTTTTGGTCTTGGGGTTGAGTGGTAGTAGTAGTAGCAGTTTTCAAGATTCATCTTCACAGCCTTCAACTTCCGAGGCCTCTGAAGAATCCCACGAAATCCACGTGGAGGAAATGAAGTTTGAGAAGAAGAGATCATCTCTATCAG AATTTGAGATGATGAGAGAGAGATTCTCCAAACTGCTGCTTGGTGAAGACATGTCTGGTCGCGGGAATGGTGCTTCCACTGCTTCGGCTATCTCCAATGCTATTACTAATCTGTGTG CTACTCTTTTTGGACAAGTTTGGAGGTTGGAGCCTCTGCAGCTAGATAAGAAACTAATGTGGAGAAGGGAGATGGAATGGATTCTCTCCGTTAGCGATCATATTGTCGAATTCATACCTTCTTGGCAGACTTTCCCCAATGGAAGTAAACTCGAG GTCATGACAACCAGGCTGCGATCGGATCTAAGCATTAACCTCCCTGCTCTGCGCAAGTTAGACAACATGCTTCTT GAAATCTTGGAAACATTTGAAGATTCCGAGTTCTGGTATGTCGATCAAGGGGTAGTATCTCCAACTGTCAAAGGTTCACCGTGCTCCATCCGTGAAACCCTCCCCCATCAACAAGACAAATGGTGGCTTCCCGTGCCTCGTGTCCCTCCCGGTGGCATCAGTGAGGACGGAAAGAAGTTGCTGCAGCATAGGCGAGACTGCACTAACCAAATACTCAAAGCTGCAATGGCTATAAACAGTGCGACTATCGCAGAAATGGACATCCCCGATTCATATCTAGAATCACTCCCAAAG AACGGGAAGGTGAGTTTGGGAGCTCGTATTCATAGATATATAAACTCTGACCAATTCATGCCTGAGTGCTTGCTCGACTGCCTCCATCTGTCCACTGATCATCACGCTCTCGAGATTGCCAACAGAGTGGAGGCCACAATGCTTGTGTGGAGGCGAAGAAACACCTCAAAAAATTCCTCACATGGCAGCACAAACAAGTCCCATTGGGAAATGGTCAAGGATTTCGTGGGTGATGGAGACAAATGGGAGGTGCTCGCAAATAGAGCAGAGAGGCTTCTCATCTGCCTGAGGCAACGGTTTCCCGGTCTACCTCAGACCACCTTAGACATGAGCAAGATCCAATATAacaag GATGTGGGGAAGTCGATACTAGAGAGCTACTCAAGAGTCCTCGAGAGCTTGGCGTTCAACATTGTAGCGCGTATTGACGACTTGCTCTTGGTGGATGAGTTGTCGAAGCAGTCAGATCAGCTGGTGGCGTTCCCAAAGATTGGGACGATCAGCAGCCCGTACAGGACGGCCTTGTCGACTCCTAGCTTCTCGCCTCTGCGGAGATCACCGTACATTGAGAGCAGCAAGCATCACCTTCATGGATTCGGGTTGAACAGGATTCAGCGGACTGATTGTGCGAGTGTGGATGGGAAGGGGAAGATTCTCGGCCGGAATATGCTTACGAGTGTGGCCATGGATATGTTGGAATATGAATCCCTTGAAACTTAA
- the LOC121750357 gene encoding protein NRT1/ PTR FAMILY 5.6-like — MDENKKENECAEHDEEKWVYDSSLDYKGRIPLRASTGAWKASLFIIATEFSERLSYFGLAVNLIMYLTKVLHQDLKTAAKSCNYWSGVTTMMPLLGGFVADAYLGRFSTIIASSVIYIMGLLLLTMSRVVPGLRPWDAGSTNGVHEVVFFLAIYLVSVGTGGHKPSLESFGADQFDDDHPKERKKKMSFFNWWCFGLCCGLLLGVTVIVYIQDHVGWAVADIILTAVMVSTTAIIWIGRPLYRYRKPMGSPLTPMMQVIVAAFVKRNLPCPLDSDQLYHEVPKSAKNQGSRILLHTKKLRFLDKAAIIENDDISKENPWRLSAVTKVEELKLIINMIPIWMTTLPFGICVAQSSTFFVKQSTTLNRTLVADFMIPPASVYGFAAISLVVCISIYDRLLVPFLRRLTGNERGIDILQRIGIGMVFSVATMMVAALVERRRLGIVSSSPARNSQSMSVFWLAPQYVIIAVGDCFTLVGLQEYFYDQVPDSMRSLGIAFYLSVLGASSFLSSLLITLVDHVTERGGRSWFGKDLNSSRLDYFYWLLAGITAGNLFIYSFIARRYSYKNVTKTTTVAVADCYQATMP, encoded by the exons ATGGATGAAaacaagaaagaaaatgaatgtGCAGAGcatgatgaggagaaatgggtGTATGATTCTTCTCTTGATTATAAAGGAAGAATTCCACTTCGAGCTTCAACTGGTGCATGGAAGGCTTCTCTCTTCATTATAG CAACGGAGTTTAGTGAGAGATTGAGTTATTTCGGTCTAGCCGTAAACTTGATCATGTACCTAACCAAGGTACTTCACCAAGACCTCAAAACAGCAGCTAAGAGCTGTAACTATTGGTCCGGTGTCACCACAATGATGCCCTTACTTGGAGGCTTTGTCGCCGACGCTTACCTCGGCCGATTCTCTACCATCATCGCCTCCTCCGTTATCTATATAATG GGCTTACTTCTGTTGACAATGTCAAGAGTGGTCCCCGGTCTCAGACCCTGGGACGCGGGGTCCACCAACGGGGTCCATGAAGTCGTTTTCTTTCTCGCAATATATTTGGTATCGGTGGGCACGGGAGGGCATAAGCCCTCATTGGAGAGCTTCGGAGCCGACCAATTCGACGACGATCATCCAAAAGAGAGGAAAAAGAAGATGTCGTTTTTCAACTGGTGGTGTTTTGGGCTTTGCTGTGGGCTTTTACTCGGTGTGACCGTCATTGTTTATATTCAAGATCATGTAGGTTGGGCAGTAGCTGATATTATTCTAAcggcggtgatggtctcgactACGGCCATAATATGGATAGGCCGGCCGTTGTATCGCTACCGGAAGCCGATGGGAAGCCCCTTAACGCCGATGATGCAGGTGATTGTAGCAGCATTTGTTAAGAGGAATCTACCGTGTCCATTAGATTCCGACCAATTGTACCATGAGGTCCCTAAATCGGCTAAGAATCAAGGGAGTAGGATTCTTCTTCACACCAAGAAACTAAG GTTTCTGGATAAAGCCGCGATCATCGAAAACGACGACATTTCAAAGGAAAATCCATGGCGTCTATCAGCAGTAACAAAAGTGGAAGAGTTGAAGCTGATCATCAACATGATCCCAATATGGATGACGACTCTCCCCTTCGGGATCTGCGTCGCCCAATCCTCCACATTCTTCGTGAAGCAGAGCACCACCCTCAACCGCACCCTCGTCGCCGATTTCATGATCCCGCCAGCCTCCGTCTACGGCTTCGCGGCCATCAGCCTCGTCGTCTGCATCTCGATCTACGACAGGCTCCTCGTCCCCTTCCTACGCCGCCTCACTGGTAACGAAAGGGGCATCGACATCCTACAGAGGATCGGCATCGGCATGGTCTTCTCCGTCGCGACGATGATGGTCGCCGCCTTGGTCGAGAGGAGGCGGCTCGGCATCGTGAGCAGCAGCCCCGCCAGGAATTCACAGTCGATGAGCGTGTTCTGGCTGGCGCCGCAGTATGTGATCATCGCCGTGGGAGACTGCTTCACTCTGGTGGGGTTGCAGGAGTATTTCTATGACCAAGTGCCGGACTCGATGAGGAGTTTAGGGATAGCTTTTTATCTGAGTGTGTTAGGGGCGTCAAGCTTCCTTAGCAGCCTCTTAATAACATTGGTGGATCATGTGACGGAGAGGGGCGGCCGGAGCTGGTTCGGGAAGGACCTAAACAGTAGTCGGCTCGACTATTTCTACTGGCTCCTCGCCGGGATCACAGCCGGGAATCTGTTTATCTATTCCTTTATAGCCCGGAGATATTCCTACAAGAATGTGACCAAAACCACCACCGTCGCCGTTGCTGATTGCTACCAAGCTACTATGCCTTAG